From the Rhodoferax sp. WC2427 genome, one window contains:
- the hutG gene encoding N-formylglutamate deformylase, which produces MQAFKFIQGTQPLLVSMPHVGTYLPPALAARLTPTARQVHDTDWHLERLYGFAQELGASVLIATHSRYVIDLNRDPSGASLYPGQSVTGLCPVDDFDNQPLYQDPADLPTTAEIALRRDTLWQPYHQQLHAELARIQAVHGKAVLWDAHSIRSVVPRFFEGKLPDLNLGSGNGTSCDPAMSAALLAIAQSAPGYTAVLNGRFQGGYITRHYGQPAQNIHAIQLEMTQSSYMQEAMPFDYLPEVAAGIQPHLRRMVEAALRFGVNRH; this is translated from the coding sequence ATGCAAGCCTTCAAGTTCATCCAAGGCACCCAGCCGCTGCTGGTCTCCATGCCCCATGTCGGCACCTACCTGCCGCCCGCGCTGGCCGCGCGCCTGACGCCCACCGCCCGGCAGGTGCACGACACCGACTGGCACCTGGAGCGCCTGTATGGCTTTGCCCAGGAGCTCGGCGCATCGGTGCTCATCGCCACCCATTCGCGCTACGTGATCGACCTGAACCGCGACCCTTCCGGGGCCAGCCTCTACCCCGGCCAGAGCGTCACCGGCCTGTGCCCGGTGGACGACTTCGACAACCAGCCCCTCTACCAGGACCCCGCCGACCTGCCCACCACCGCCGAGATCGCCCTGCGCCGCGACACCCTGTGGCAGCCCTACCACCAGCAACTGCACGCCGAGCTGGCCCGCATCCAGGCGGTCCACGGCAAAGCGGTTTTGTGGGACGCGCACTCCATCCGCTCGGTGGTGCCGCGCTTTTTCGAAGGCAAACTGCCAGATTTGAATTTAGGCAGCGGCAACGGCACAAGCTGCGACCCCGCGATGTCCGCTGCGTTGCTGGCCATCGCCCAGAGTGCCCCCGGCTACACCGCCGTGCTCAATGGCCGTTTCCAGGGCGGCTACATCACCCGCCACTACGGCCAGCCCGCGCAGAACATCCACGCCATCCAGCTGGAGATGACCCAAAGCAGCTACATGCAAGAAGCCATGCCCTTCGACTACCTGCCCGAGGTGGCGGCGGGTATCCAGCCGCATCTACGGCGGATGGTGGAGGCGGCGTTGCGGTTTGGGGTCAACCGCCATTGA
- a CDS encoding ShlB/FhaC/HecB family hemolysin secretion/activation protein → MMTPQKLAAATRFTRQARALAALATAVAAVTPHAAAQTVPDAGALLQQTQPAAPLAPASSGTGLTITPEAGAPLPPSAPFAVQRIDITGNQTMATPILHALVADAEGQSLSVPALGRLAGRITDYYRVQGYPLARAIVPAQTIRDGIVVIQVVEARYGKVQLDNRSQVSDALLQSTLSDLRSGQDITQAAMDRSLLLLSDIPGVAVNALLRPGDAVGTSDLQVDVGAAPAVTGYAMADNYGSRYTGRGRLSGAVLVHNPLHHGDTFTASGVSSGRALNYGRVAYESLLNGQGSRLGGAYSALDYTLAGPLSALQAHGQAEVLSLWARHPLLRSRQTNLSVQLQYEHLQLRDRVDTIASQTDRHLDHWTASLSGDTRDAVVAGSVNTWSVSASGGRLGYDSAAAAQLDAASASTQGAYAKLNASLVHWQGLGPQGTLYLAYSGQWAHTNLDASQKQAVGGPASVRAYAVGALSGDNVQLLTAEYRHALGTLLQGQTQLIAFADAARVEVNKTTWVAGANRATLSGAGVGLNWYGPQQWSVKASVATALDPQSTLVANTSATRGWLEVSKQF, encoded by the coding sequence ATGATGACCCCCCAGAAATTGGCCGCGGCCACCCGCTTTACCCGCCAGGCGCGGGCGTTGGCGGCATTGGCCACGGCTGTCGCCGCCGTCACGCCCCACGCAGCCGCCCAGACCGTACCCGACGCCGGTGCGCTGCTGCAGCAAACCCAACCGGCAGCACCCCTGGCTCCGGCCTCCAGCGGCACGGGTCTGACGATCACGCCCGAAGCCGGTGCCCCATTGCCGCCGAGCGCGCCCTTTGCGGTGCAGCGCATCGACATCACCGGCAACCAAACCATGGCGACGCCCATCCTGCATGCGCTGGTGGCCGATGCCGAAGGCCAATCCCTGAGCGTGCCCGCACTGGGCCGTTTGGCCGGGCGCATCACAGACTACTACCGGGTGCAAGGCTACCCCTTGGCGCGCGCCATCGTTCCGGCGCAAACCATACGCGACGGTATCGTGGTGATCCAGGTTGTCGAAGCCCGCTACGGCAAGGTCCAACTCGACAACCGCAGCCAGGTCAGCGATGCACTGTTGCAAAGCACACTGTCGGACCTGCGCAGCGGGCAGGACATCACGCAGGCAGCGATGGACCGCAGTCTGCTGCTGTTGTCGGACATCCCGGGCGTGGCGGTGAACGCCCTGCTGCGCCCCGGCGATGCCGTGGGTACCTCGGACCTGCAGGTGGATGTGGGCGCGGCACCAGCGGTCACCGGCTATGCCATGGCGGACAACTACGGCAGCAGGTACACCGGGCGCGGGCGCCTGAGCGGCGCGGTGCTGGTCCATAACCCGCTACACCACGGCGACACCTTCACCGCCAGTGGCGTAAGTTCTGGCCGCGCGCTGAACTATGGCCGGGTCGCTTACGAGTCGCTCCTCAACGGCCAGGGGAGCCGACTGGGGGGCGCCTATTCCGCACTGGATTACACCCTGGCGGGTCCACTGTCGGCACTACAGGCCCATGGCCAGGCGGAGGTGCTGAGCCTGTGGGCCCGGCATCCGTTGCTGCGCAGCCGGCAGACCAACCTGTCCGTCCAGCTGCAGTACGAACACTTGCAACTGCGCGACCGGGTGGACACCATCGCCTCGCAGACCGACCGGCACCTGGACCACTGGACCGCCAGCCTCTCGGGCGACACCCGCGACGCCGTCGTGGCCGGGTCGGTCAACACCTGGAGCGTCAGCGCATCCGGCGGGCGCCTGGGGTATGACAGTGCCGCCGCCGCACAGCTGGACGCAGCCAGTGCCAGCACCCAGGGGGCCTATGCCAAGTTGAATGCCAGCCTGGTGCATTGGCAGGGCCTGGGCCCGCAGGGCACGCTGTACCTAGCCTACAGCGGCCAGTGGGCGCACACCAATCTGGACGCATCGCAAAAGCAGGCCGTGGGCGGCCCGGCCAGCGTGCGCGCCTATGCCGTGGGGGCACTCTCCGGGGACAACGTACAGCTACTCACCGCAGAGTACCGCCACGCGCTGGGCACCCTGCTGCAAGGGCAAACGCAGCTGATCGCCTTTGCCGATGCGGCCCGGGTGGAGGTGAACAAGACGACCTGGGTTGCCGGCGCCAACCGTGCAACGCTCAGCGGTGCCGGGGTGGGCCTGAATTGGTATGGGCCGCAGCAGTGGAGCGTGAAGGCGTCGGTGGCCACGGCGCTGGACCCGCAGTCCACGCTGGTGGCCAACACCTCGGCGACCCGCGGCTGGCTGGAGGTGAGCAAGCAGTTTTAA
- a CDS encoding zinc-dependent peptidase, with protein MDTPTATFLALLLLILVCTLGWFTPRWWVARRRRKLRQQPFPAAWRTVLRHRVPLVRRMPADLQLQLKQQMQVFIAEKAFLGCAGLTVTDEMRVVIAAQACLLVLNRPTGLYPHLRQILVYPGAFAVQRTHTDGVVQREERQALLGESWSQGQVILSWYDALEGATTPGDGHNVVIHEFAHQLDQEKGHANGAPQRNRGSRNADPARWSQVFHAAYAKLRREAHVGEPGLLNHYGAQDPAEFFAVVSEVFFEQPAELKDYDPALYQELRGYYRVDPAGW; from the coding sequence ATGGACACCCCTACCGCCACCTTTCTCGCCCTCCTGCTCCTCATCCTGGTCTGCACGCTGGGCTGGTTCACACCCCGGTGGTGGGTGGCGCGGCGCAGGCGCAAGCTGCGGCAGCAGCCCTTCCCCGCCGCGTGGCGCACGGTATTGCGCCACCGCGTACCGCTGGTGCGCCGCATGCCTGCCGACCTGCAGTTGCAGCTGAAGCAGCAGATGCAGGTCTTCATCGCCGAGAAGGCGTTTCTGGGTTGTGCCGGTTTAACCGTCACCGACGAGATGCGGGTGGTGATTGCCGCCCAGGCCTGCCTGCTGGTGCTGAACCGGCCCACCGGCCTGTATCCGCACCTTCGGCAAATTCTGGTCTACCCGGGCGCGTTTGCGGTGCAGCGCACGCACACCGACGGCGTGGTGCAGCGCGAGGAGCGACAGGCGCTACTGGGCGAATCCTGGTCGCAAGGGCAGGTGATCTTGTCGTGGTACGACGCGCTGGAGGGTGCCACCACGCCGGGCGATGGGCACAACGTGGTAATCCACGAATTTGCCCACCAGCTGGACCAGGAAAAAGGCCACGCCAATGGCGCGCCTCAACGCAATCGGGGGAGCCGCAATGCCGACCCGGCCCGCTGGTCCCAGGTGTTCCACGCCGCCTACGCCAAACTGCGGCGCGAAGCCCATGTGGGCGAACCCGGCCTGCTGAACCACTACGGCGCGCAAGACCCGGCTGAATTCTTCGCCGTGGTGTCCGAGGTGTTCTTTGAACAACCGGCAGAGTTGAAGGACTACGACCCGGCGCTGTACCAGGAGCTGCGTGGTTACTACCGGGTAGACCCGGCAGGCTGGTAA
- a CDS encoding filamentous hemagglutinin N-terminal domain-containing protein, with translation MNRIYRLVWNSEVGNMVAVAENARGRCKSGTGQSVVAGAVALTGCLLLTSVAHAGPDGFQVTAGTGSVAHTGNTTTITQGSQNLSLGWSTFNVGAQETVHFVQPSASAIAVNRIHDTHGSQILGQLNANGQVFLINPNGVLFGAGAQVNVGGLVASTLDLGDASLGSSTRSFSGTGSGSVVNQGRITAASGGYVALLGNTVRNAGQISAQRGTVALGAGSAATLTFAGNSLVALQIDQSTLHTLAENQQLIQADGGTVLMSAGAKDALLASVVNNTGIIEARTVDQHNGTIVLLGGMAAGTVQVGGTLDASAPHGGNGGFIETSAAHVKVANSAQITTAAPTGGNGTWLIDPVDFTVAASGGDITGAALGNLLDSNSVTVQTATGTPSPTALYGSSGTNGDIQVNDAVRWSSNTTLTLNAWRNININQSITATGSSGKLALQYGQGATNGVVGGTPATYTVNAPVNLQAGPNFSTQLGTAGALVDYTVLTSLGAEGSTTAADLQGVAGNLAGKYVLGAQIDATATSNWNSGAGFAPLGDASTRFTGIFDGLGHTITGLTVNRAGAAYGGLFGYTQSAAIRNVGLVGGSVRGSANVGGLVGYSSAGTIAHSYSTGSVSGTTRVGGLVGYSSSTTISNSYVTGSVIGSSGYVGGLVGYQVTGTVSSNYTTGSVSGSSIYVGGLVGYQIGGTASSNYTTGSVSGTSYVGGLLGYLSGGTVSNNYTTGTVSGSSIYVGGLIGYNVSGTVSNSYATGRVSGSGGAIGGLMGYNSSGSISNNYWDTFSTGKASAIGSGANIGAYAVTSDPTRSADANYAFKQSAYSRLNFASTWYMVDGATRPFLRVEYSPTITNAHQLQLMAMNLGASYTLALDINATETGTAISRSAGMWSSAGFAPVGNGSTAFSGSFDGLGHTVSGLKIDRPTTDMVGLFGKTLDSTIRNVGLVGGSVSGADGVGALVGYNQGAISNSYATGVVSGTGDYAGGLVGQNNGAISNSYATGNVSAPDFAGGLVGGNIGGTVANSYATGSVSGPNHVGGLVGATTSGLVTDSFWNTSTSGQTGSSGGTGLTTAQMMELSSFAHWSIANTGGSSAVWRIYEGHTAPLLRSFLTPLALGDTALAYNGTTQSGTATSTAGVLGMAASGRNAGTYTGYYSGQQGYDIVGGALTITPLALTVTGLVAASKVYDASTAATVSSAGAVYTGRLDGDDVLVSATGMFADKNVGNGKTVNLGSTYSGADAGNYAITDQASTSANITPATLTYTATPATRSTGQIPGGLGGTVTGMVGGETLASATTGTLDWSTPAVASSLPGLYAINGTGLGSTNYRLVQASSNATALALNAEVVAPPPPAPPVQPPPPVPTVSSTPPQPVLNAVAQLQSRTPPVAPESYRRTTVSTAMNFDGTGPSLNIVTSGIRLPAHLDADNE, from the coding sequence ATGAATCGCATCTACCGCCTGGTCTGGAACTCCGAGGTAGGCAACATGGTAGCCGTGGCAGAAAACGCCAGAGGGCGTTGCAAGTCTGGCACGGGCCAGAGTGTGGTGGCCGGTGCCGTGGCGCTGACGGGATGCCTGTTGTTAACCTCTGTGGCCCACGCCGGGCCTGACGGCTTCCAGGTCACGGCCGGCACGGGCAGCGTGGCACATACCGGCAACACCACCACCATCACCCAAGGCAGCCAGAACCTGTCGCTGGGTTGGAGCACTTTCAACGTCGGCGCGCAGGAGACAGTCCACTTTGTCCAGCCCTCGGCCAGCGCCATCGCCGTCAACCGCATCCATGACACCCATGGCAGCCAGATTCTGGGCCAGCTCAACGCCAACGGCCAGGTCTTCCTCATCAACCCCAACGGCGTGCTGTTTGGCGCGGGGGCCCAGGTCAACGTCGGCGGCCTGGTCGCCTCCACCCTGGACCTGGGCGATGCCAGCCTGGGCAGCAGCACCCGCAGCTTCAGCGGCACCGGCAGCGGCAGCGTGGTCAACCAGGGCCGTATCACCGCTGCCAGCGGTGGCTACGTCGCCTTGCTGGGCAACACCGTGCGCAACGCCGGGCAGATCAGCGCCCAGCGGGGCACAGTGGCCCTGGGCGCGGGCAGCGCAGCCACCCTGACCTTTGCGGGCAACAGCCTGGTCGCGCTGCAGATCGACCAGAGCACCCTGCACACCCTGGCCGAGAACCAACAACTCATCCAGGCCGATGGCGGTACCGTGCTGATGAGCGCGGGCGCCAAAGACGCTCTGTTGGCCAGCGTGGTCAACAACACCGGCATCATCGAGGCGCGCACCGTAGACCAGCACAACGGCACCATCGTGCTGCTCGGCGGCATGGCGGCGGGCACGGTGCAAGTGGGGGGCACGCTTGATGCCAGCGCCCCCCATGGCGGCAACGGCGGATTCATCGAAACCAGTGCCGCCCATGTCAAGGTGGCCAACAGCGCCCAGATCACCACCGCTGCGCCGACCGGTGGCAACGGCACCTGGCTGATCGACCCGGTGGACTTCACCGTCGCGGCCTCCGGCGGCGACATCACCGGCGCCGCCTTGGGCAACTTGCTCGACAGCAACAGCGTCACGGTCCAAACCGCCACCGGCACCCCCTCGCCCACCGCCCTCTACGGCAGCAGCGGCACCAATGGCGACATCCAGGTGAACGATGCGGTGCGCTGGAGCAGCAACACCACCTTGACGCTGAACGCCTGGCGCAACATCAACATCAACCAGTCCATCACTGCCACCGGCAGCAGTGGCAAATTGGCCCTGCAGTACGGCCAGGGCGCCACGAATGGCGTGGTGGGTGGCACCCCCGCCACCTACACCGTGAACGCCCCGGTCAACCTGCAGGCCGGGCCAAATTTCAGCACCCAGTTGGGCACGGCCGGGGCGCTGGTGGACTACACCGTCCTTACCAGCCTGGGGGCGGAAGGCAGCACCACCGCCGCCGACCTGCAGGGCGTGGCTGGCAACCTGGCGGGCAAGTATGTGCTGGGCGCCCAGATCGATGCCACGGCCACCAGCAACTGGAACAGCGGCGCGGGCTTTGCGCCACTGGGGGACGCCAGCACGCGATTTACCGGCATCTTCGATGGTCTGGGCCACACCATCACCGGCCTCACGGTCAACCGTGCGGGCGCGGCTTATGGGGGCTTGTTCGGGTACACGCAAAGCGCGGCGATCCGCAACGTGGGGCTGGTCGGAGGCAGCGTCAGAGGGAGCGCCAATGTCGGCGGTCTGGTGGGGTACAGCTCGGCGGGCACCATCGCCCATAGCTACTCCACCGGCAGCGTCAGCGGGACAACCCGGGTCGGCGGGCTGGTGGGGTATTCCTCCAGCACTACGATCAGCAACAGCTATGTGACAGGCAGTGTCATTGGTTCAAGTGGCTATGTCGGCGGGCTGGTCGGATACCAGGTCACCGGCACGGTCAGTAGCAACTACACCACCGGCAGTGTCAGTGGGTCCAGCATCTATGTCGGCGGGCTGGTGGGGTACCAAATCGGCGGCACGGCCAGCAGCAACTACACCACCGGCAGTGTCAGCGGGACCAGCTATGTTGGCGGGCTGTTGGGGTACCTGTCCGGCGGCACGGTCAGTAACAACTACACCACCGGTACTGTCAGCGGGTCCAGCATCTATGTCGGCGGGCTGATAGGGTACAACGTCAGCGGCACGGTCAGCAACAGCTACGCCACAGGCCGTGTCAGCGGCTCAGGTGGTGCCATTGGCGGGCTCATGGGGTACAACTCCAGCGGCTCGATCAGCAACAACTACTGGGACACTTTCAGCACCGGCAAAGCCAGTGCCATAGGGTCGGGCGCTAACATCGGCGCCTACGCCGTCACCAGCGACCCCACCAGGTCCGCCGATGCCAACTATGCCTTCAAGCAAAGCGCCTACTCCCGACTGAACTTTGCCAGTACCTGGTACATGGTGGATGGCGCGACCCGGCCCTTCCTGAGGGTTGAGTACAGCCCCACCATTACCAACGCGCACCAGCTACAGCTGATGGCCATGAACCTGGGCGCCAGCTACACCTTGGCCCTGGACATCAATGCCACCGAAACCGGCACCGCCATCAGCCGGTCCGCCGGCATGTGGAGCAGCGCGGGCTTCGCGCCGGTGGGGAATGGCAGTACGGCATTCAGCGGCAGCTTCGATGGCCTGGGACACACCGTCTCGGGTCTCAAGATCGACCGCCCGACCACGGACATGGTGGGTCTGTTTGGCAAAACGCTGGATTCAACGATTCGCAACGTGGGACTGGTGGGCGGCAGTGTCAGCGGGGCGGACGGCGTCGGCGCGCTGGTGGGATACAACCAGGGCGCGATCAGCAATAGCTACGCCACGGGAGTTGTCAGCGGAACAGGCGACTATGCGGGCGGACTGGTGGGGCAAAACAATGGCGCAATCAGCAACAGCTATGCCACAGGAAATGTCAGCGCACCAGACTTCGCCGGCGGGCTGGTGGGGGGCAACATCGGCGGCACGGTCGCCAATAGCTACGCCACCGGCAGTGTCAGCGGGCCCAACCATGTCGGCGGGCTGGTCGGCGCCACGACCAGCGGTCTGGTCACCGACAGCTTCTGGAACACCAGCACATCGGGCCAGACAGGCTCCAGTGGTGGTACGGGCCTGACCACCGCGCAGATGATGGAGCTGTCCAGCTTCGCCCATTGGAGTATTGCCAATACCGGTGGCAGCAGTGCCGTATGGCGCATCTACGAAGGCCACACCGCACCCCTGTTGCGCAGCTTTCTGACACCGCTTGCGCTGGGCGACACCGCCTTGGCCTACAACGGCACCACCCAAAGTGGCACCGCGACCAGCACCGCGGGCGTACTGGGCATGGCCGCCTCGGGACGCAATGCGGGCACCTACACGGGCTATTACTCCGGCCAGCAGGGCTATGACATCGTCGGCGGCGCCCTGACCATCACACCCCTGGCCTTGACTGTCACCGGACTGGTGGCCGCCAGCAAGGTGTATGACGCAAGCACGGCGGCCACCGTCAGCAGCGCAGGCGCGGTCTACACCGGACGGCTGGACGGTGACGACGTATTGGTCAGCGCCACGGGCATGTTCGCAGACAAGAATGTGGGCAACGGCAAGACCGTCAACCTGGGCAGCACCTACAGCGGGGCCGATGCCGGTAACTACGCCATCACCGACCAGGCCAGCACCAGCGCCAACATCACTCCGGCCACGCTGACCTACACCGCCACGCCCGCCACCAGGTCCACTGGCCAGATCCCTGGCGGCCTGGGCGGCACGGTCACCGGTATGGTGGGCGGCGAAACCCTGGCCAGCGCCACCACCGGCACCCTGGACTGGAGCACCCCGGCTGTCGCCAGCAGCCTGCCCGGCTTGTATGCGATCAACGGCACCGGCCTGGGCAGTACCAACTACCGGCTGGTCCAGGCCAGCAGCAACGCCACCGCACTGGCGCTGAACGCCGAGGTGGTGGCACCACCTCCACCAGCACCACCGGTGCAGCCTCCACCGCCTGTGCCAACGGTGTCCAGTACGCCGCCACAGCCTGTGCTGAACGCGGTGGCGCAGCTGCAGTCCCGCACCCCGCCCGTGGCCCCCGAGTCCTACCGCCGCACCACCGTCAGCACGGCGATGAACTTCGACGGTACCGGGCCGTCGCTCAACATCGTTACCTCGGGTATCCGGTTGCCTGCGCACCTGGACGCGGACAACGAATGA